In Cytobacillus oceanisediminis, the following proteins share a genomic window:
- a CDS encoding S66 family peptidase — MLAERLKPGDEIRVIAPSRSMAIIKGEQLRIAQERLNQLGFTVTYGKNAELHDEFFSTSIEERIEDLHDAFTDPNVKGILTVIGGYNANQLLNYIDFEIIKDNPKIFCGFSDITALQGAIYKKTGLITYSGPHFSSFGVKHGFEYTLDSFINAVTNDAPYEILASSHWSDDPWYLDQEDRHFIKHNGYTVIQEGDAEGRLIGGNLCTLNLLQGTEFMPSLKDSILFIEDDEESHALTFDRDLQSLLHLPDAQGIKGILIGRFQKNSQVTEEALRKIIDSKKELHGIPVIADVNFGHVQPYATIPIGGKAAIKAQGFESEIWIEQK, encoded by the coding sequence ATGCTTGCAGAGCGTTTAAAGCCAGGTGATGAGATCCGGGTCATTGCACCGTCAAGAAGCATGGCCATCATAAAAGGAGAACAATTGCGAATTGCCCAGGAACGGCTGAATCAGCTTGGATTCACAGTAACATACGGTAAAAATGCAGAACTGCATGATGAGTTTTTCAGTACTTCTATTGAAGAGAGAATTGAAGATTTGCATGATGCTTTTACTGATCCTAATGTAAAGGGAATCCTGACAGTGATTGGCGGCTATAACGCCAACCAGCTTTTGAATTACATAGACTTCGAGATAATAAAAGACAATCCGAAAATATTTTGCGGATTTAGTGATATCACAGCACTGCAGGGGGCCATTTATAAAAAAACAGGATTGATCACCTATTCAGGCCCGCATTTTTCAAGCTTCGGTGTGAAACATGGGTTTGAGTACACTCTTGATTCTTTTATTAATGCAGTAACCAATGACGCTCCCTATGAAATCCTCGCATCGTCACATTGGAGTGATGATCCATGGTATCTTGATCAGGAAGACAGGCATTTCATCAAACATAATGGGTATACGGTAATCCAGGAAGGGGATGCAGAAGGCAGATTAATTGGAGGAAATTTATGCACACTTAATTTGCTGCAGGGGACAGAATTCATGCCATCATTAAAGGATTCAATCTTATTTATTGAAGATGATGAGGAATCACATGCTCTTACCTTTGATCGGGATCTTCAATCACTGCTGCACCTGCCTGATGCTCAGGGCATCAAAGGAATCCTGATTGGCAGATTTCAGAAGAATTCCCAGGTTACCGAAGAGGCACTGAGAAAAATTATTGATTCAAAAAAAGAGCTTCACGGCATTCCTGTGATAGCTGATGTGAATTTTGGCCATGTACAGCCTTATGCCACTATTCCGATTGGAGGAAAGGCAGCAATAAAAGCACAAGGTTTTGAAAGTGAAATTTGGATTGAACAGAAATAA